One genomic region from Neospora caninum Liverpool complete genome, chromosome V encodes:
- a CDS encoding putative ribosomal protein L15 has translation MEHFSVGTNRHVELCKREGGWARTRFDAAPTAAGFERPASVYTLDTSTSFSSLLPRVASRLFSSFRPVSGLPAFAFPSLPARRFCSHVSALGASPSSLGASSPSSSAPACTAPSSAEASPSSETSSPSSSSSEASSFDYFFHPLTSPKHYLSAQFPSSSLFLRLISLLPPAPSPASPNYRERKKERKKERKKHFRLRTLIQDKLRARHENVFLFRHSHDPSLVAESDAKKNIVIHPIFRSVEATFQKKRLRERRKALLRREAALETEMEKRAESGERDLTAQEERQAVTAAESQRGDREEGEEARGKEGLTVGDCVDDGENAREDAGLSSGEPPADSEALVGTNPERDGEEIANKTDAELARDLEETRRARLRLEQVLAQVAAVEERATTDLNAKTTNKKGTNPSRPVKRQTDVLSRCESESGEEGGIFRIHKIVADAEKEAEQREIGETGEKKEPVHRFRHKWEMDPSSSYRRKVLERRGLVAMPLSNAVPEEGEGADDDLVPLTDEEAAAYYAQAEDLGKEARRLNAKMLHLSQKLLARIYVIEQDQSISFDERMVRMAPLRKELQRVQRPYHKMFICLLKERDRRAGAPSLEYTVDNPLLPPPDEALQSGPSSPAPSPFSAPSPFSAPFVRPPEQRNEAWTRKLSRETPIVPFYKRDHPPQEDANGGGAQETLDAPGGDSPDSADPREQRNVRMTPGTDKNHSTSLSSVAGARPTGEAPSQVKSRRLFEAPYPEDDSHLPVAPPQAPPVFQELVWNLSAPKCWAGAFYVRSPGAQIGDSTAGDPGDTEGSGARDAREETGRMTPEEEERQRREERKFFGRWWTKKQRMLAEGQPNFEWTFTALGEGRRTGEYFFGLDNILKCRRKRRKRLGRGDASGKGGSAGRGTKGQKSRSGGSIPLSFEGGQMPLYRKLPKFVGRPLGPAHQEKYRKYPFQLIRLPQLNVMSDGDTCDWLTLRERGAALGRFKRDCPVKAHAFTKTAARAIIALGGRCLLLQRRTQDRVVAEYNPDYVPPKKSAKRDAETETAGDDVEDSERPLQQLARLRRRVLSLQLQGLTKLLREHRGRLQRTAHPTKKRRRRVLNLASRIDRLQAELEDLTEEERDNEGEQEGEEGGQKEEKLVVLRKVPRRFVYPGRLPPKQRDLLRWRRFLMKKRREARERELFSDAPQAKEDA, from the exons ATGGAACATTTCTCCGTCGGGACAAACCGTCACGTTGAACTTTGCAAGCGAGAGGGTGGCTGGGCGAGGACTCGCTTCGATGCAGCGCCCACCGCTGCTGGCTTTGAACGTCCGGCGAGTGTCTATACACTCGACACTTCgacctcgttttcttctttgcttccccgCGTAGCTTCGCGacttttctcgtccttccgtCCCGTCTCTGGCTTGCCTGccttcgcttttccctctcttccagCCCGCCGTTTTTGCTCTCATGTCTCCGCTCTTGGCGCTTCACCTTCCTCCCTCGGTGCCTCGtcaccttcttcctccgctcctGCCTGCACTGCTCCTTCGTCAGCTGAGGCCTCTCCTTCATCTGAgacttcttctccgtcgtcttcgtcgtcggaGGCTTCTTCGTTTGATTACTTTTTTCATCCGTTGACATCTCCGAAGCATTATTTGTCTGCGCAgtttccgtcgtcttctttgttTCTGCGTTTGATCTCTTTGCTTCCgccggcgccttccccggcgtctccgaactaccgcgagagaaagaaggagcggaagaaggaacggaagaagcACTTTCGCCTCCGCACACTCATCCAGGACAAACTGCGTGCGCGGCACGAGAacgttttcctgtttcgccACAGCCACGACCCGTCGCTGGTcgcggagagcgacgcgaagaagaacatAGTCATTCATCCGATCTTTCGCTCGGTGGAGGCGACCTTTCAGAAGAAACGCCTcagggagcgaagaaaggcgcttCTGAGACGAGAAGCAGCGCTCGAAACGGAGatggagaaacgcgcagagtCAGGGGAAAGAGACCTCACGGCCcaagaagagcggcaggcggTGACGGCGGCAGAATCGCAAAGAggcgaccgcgaggaaggcgaagaagccagaggaaaggaagggcTGACAGTCGGGGACTGTGTcgacgacggcgaaaacgcgagagaagatgcgggtctctcttctggagAGCCTCCGGCTGACAGCGAGGCGCTTGTGGGGACAAACCCagagcgcgacggcgaggagattGCAAACAAGACAGATGCGGAGCTGGCGAGAGACTTGGAAGAAACACGGCGAGCGAGACTTCGCTTGGAGCAGGTTCTCGCTCAGGTGGCTGCAGTCGAGGAACGCGCGACGACAGATTTGAACGCGAAGACGACTAACAAGAAAGGGACAAATCCCTCGCGTCCTGtcaagagacagacggatGTGCTCAGCCGCTGCGAGTCTGAgagtggagaagaaggcggaatCTTCCGCATTCACAAGATCGTCGCGGACGccgaaaaggaagcagagcaaagagagataggagagacaggagagaaaaaggaacctGTGCATCGCTTCCGCCACAAATGGGAAATGgacccgtcttcgtcgtaTCGACGAAAAGtgctcgagagacgcggtcTCGTGGCGATGCCTCTGTCGAACGCCGTgcccgaggaaggcgaaggcgcagacgaCGATCTCGTTCCTCTCACtgacgaagaggcagcagcGTACTACGCACAGGCAGAAGACCtcgggaaagaagcgaggaggctCAATGCCAA AATGCTGCATCTCTCGCAGAAGCTTCTCGCTCGCATCTACGTGATTGAGCAGGACCAGTCGATATCCTTCGACGAAAGAATGGTTCGCATGGCGCCGCTGAGGAAGGAGTTGCAGCGGGTCCAGCGGCCGTACCACAAAATGTTCATTTGTCTCctcaaagagagagatcgacgAGCCG gGGCGCCTTCGCTAGAGTACACCGTCGACAATCCTCTCCTGCCGCCGCCTGACGAAGCTCTCCAGTCTgggccttcgtcgcctgcgccgtctccgttctctgcgccgtctccgttctctgcgCCGTTTGTTCGGCCGCCCGAGCAGCGGAACGAAGCGTGGACGAGGAAACTTTCGCGGGAGACGCCAATAGTGCCATTCTACAAGAGAGACCATCCGCCGCAAGAGGACGCGAACGGGGGCGGAGCACAAGAGACGCTTGACGCTcccggaggagacagcccaGACAGCGCAGATCCACGCGAACAGAGAAACGTCCGCATGACACCAGGCACCGACAAGAACCACTCCACTTCTTTGTCGTCTGTCGCCGGAGCGAGGCCgactggagaggcgccttctCAGGTGAAATCCCGCCGGCTGTTTGAAGCGCCTTATCCCGAAGACGATTCACATCTGCCTGTTGCCCCGCCCCAGGCTCCGCCCGTCTTCCAGGAACTCGTGTGGAACCTCAGCGCCCCCAAGTGCTGGGCGGGCGCCTTCTATGTACGGTCGCCGGGGGCCCAGATCGGAGACAGCACGGCCGGAGACccaggagacaccgaaggcagcggagcgcgagacgcgagagaagaaacggggagaatgacgccggaagaagaagagagacagcggagagaggaacgaaagTTCTTCGGGAGATGGTGGACCAAGAAACAGCGCATGCTGGCAGAAGGCCAGCCCAACTTCGAGTGGACG TTCACTGCGCTTGGCGAAGGCCGCCGAACTGGAGAGTATTTCTTCGGCTTGGACAACATCCTCAAAtgtcgcagaaaaagaagaaagcgtctcgggcgcggagacgcgagtgGGAAAGGAGGCTCGGCAGGACGAGGCACGAAAGGCCAGAAATCCCGAAGTGGCGGCAGCATTCCTTTGA GCTTCGAGGGCGGGCAGATGCCGCTCTACCGCAAACTGCCAAAGTTCGTGGGTCGGCCGCTGGGCCCCGCACACCAGGAAAAATATCGAAAATATCCTTTCCAGTTGATCCGCCTTCCGCAGCTGAACGTGAtgagcgacggagacacctgcgacTGGCTAACGCTCCGAGAGCGGGGCGCCGCCCTCGGAAGGTTCAAAAGGGACTGCCCCGTCAAG GCTCACGCGTTTACCAAGACTGCAGCGCGCGCCATCATCGCCCTGGGCGGGAGGTGCTTGCTGCTGCAGCGGCGCACGCAAGATCGGGTAGTCGCGGAGTACAACCCAGACTACGTGCctccgaagaagagcgcgaagagagacgctgagacggagacagcaggggaCGACgtggaagacagcgagagaccgCTTCAGCAactcgcgcgcctgcgccgtcgcgtactctctctgcagctccaAGGGCTGACGAAACTGCTGCGCGAACACCGAGGAAGGTTACAGAGGACTGCGCACccgacgaaaaagaggagaaggagagtcCTGAATTTGGCGTCACGCATCGACCGACTTCAGGCCGAGCTTGAAGACCTAACAGAGGAGGAACGAGACAAcgaaggagaacaagagggagaagaaggaggacagaaagaagaaaagctggTTGTGTTGAGGAAGGTCCCGCGGCGGTTCGTCTACCCTGGCAGGCTTCcgccgaaacagagagatctTCTCAG
- a CDS encoding Lysyl-tRNA synthetase, related: MSSKVSQIEAPSASGFFTLPSVVQPPASWRQRRRTAFLALLAFLLCLFLLFGVLLPKSRVEQWTNAVPSARREAVGLSRNLELPAAFPGETSSLAALGRQQEGSHAGPRLDPASGGGIDAHLGVDGKRPFSANRLLADQEPTGLPSAFGEGNTTAAVSVPVPASSPQSLDLMHLSSSMDSRQPVLSASLPSSSSTWALSALASLPPVFLFLLFVSICCCLACIFISSALVYKHLTNYYEPHLQRYICRICLVGPAFALASLIYFAHTLLSVSPPADRASSASSSFRSTFAPSPDAAAREGPAAESSGQPISSGFFEGVARALLGAGEPGLSGARVEEVFIDFLRDLAQAVALYSFLVLMINCCGNDRCISLTLACNPTLVNPVPPFNFFIPSFHPGPHILRYLKVGVMQFVLVVPLVGIISLLQAVSAKPPTALFVPSAFPPQQVDQPVVNETSGTPGLRSDNLGDILPAPSALSSISSPVPSPSPDAYCGDRPSDCFAPLPVGWPRLWTLFSWVPVFLSLPVALPSSPGTDTVHRSLPGDDASQVPRVPVGPSAKLNRNLPASLADSSEDLKWSHFLGMPGITSVLLLGSVFICMLSLLQFYLCTESLLRPYKPLQKFLSIKVLVFFQVWQRLAIRTLLNIGVIQGNIIFEAEQMADLYHNILMSVWMVFISISHVLCFPVSDHLPEVAGGSDALSVAPPSASFFQGLLEVLLAVDVLQDAREIALLPHRSLDRACSILHEQCVQADNEFQHLLSLDPKPELEQFSSSPYVRTRSQGTGDARTPVFSPEDTPTGARTLNPWLRRATTAFSGSPLSGVFRSLGPLEKGAEGAPDNSVEADESDDADGEPEHLDTACELGERSCSDVLVRSAPLSESERERVHILRSLSFPFGDAKPAAHVHRDEKPADTHLARPLDSRSAAAGIPQRPPRRLASPETDAMATERKRGDEEGVESSGVANDAKRPGSGGAPARDQPNDTGMSAALDAAVRRALPFFSDGSRPESVAGSPSCPLLAGSGGAGESRTLRLSRHGELDADSDSDGEALCPPAPPSSPVSGLPSPRLTPYVALPALSSSLPLDRAASSRIVRSPPRRETHGSAFSACPHFLLSPGHASISRAGSLPSPQNQSGFQWEGHLPEAVSQTPFFSPASCFASFVLGSSRRNSFGTGRLGTPASPYSPLAASVAASVPGAVPYPRSATGRAAVAARFRVASSPTSPFHRFPAAALAAALGTDWPSSPFFLEEIPEAPSGEEGRLDGAVNPRGEGLANPTDSTFPGTAHSGTGSSRSEEERAVRQWREERGRTESGENFGLASTEGCRRDLAASETEGRRTSLERPAAPHQGSRHFSRETANATSKENRERLVSAGASDHSAERDDTPFSSFKNRSWAFADARRQPDPPAAPASSLLEAERGWLVGDPTGVEPSGLGGEFGRKGETPRMAESEEGEARQLPRIVKGKRGMDTRRSYLGVDTTCPSLCRSREQAPTVSRALYAAAASQETNTQRARVFGKTCGTRQKGATAVDLETPIFSATLRAGPPLGGSGPEFGADVRSLQRRSIPSARAKGEEEADQGCWTAEDERSGDGAGAGFGKQNGGEKKTMGKQTDLEAEGRGLGDEVSSQPPLPAKGFDSGGNETFCEGKRRNRTPQKWENTPAGSSEKLGAPNGSREEISSQANPMSLRSAASTQPAWPRASLTSSAPPSPFPPSSARFCSSPSVSSSSEYFSRLSKASSLLRLLSLSPFPPTSSLLSLGPVVLSSPSSLHKKFRGLPAGSAASHDLVAVAGRIQSIRNGGMFIDLFSPCDEAKLQLFVSLSSASSSQLFSESDEKEIPAHDLKGEAARQEQPRRPEEVPSVDVLPFLDLGDFLLARGRIRRTQRNELTLNVERLGGLQLVAKRLLPVDLSLSLSSRPSSPSAPRAVSTNASPQRCLKGGKRRAGEDTPVLSASDVLPVSQASSTSALAAGVHAHADAQQPASVLGSPWTALPSSIIDSFASLPSPQRDAQLLHSSRLREALRLRSFIVQTVRSKLLSEAFLEVDTAVLHAAAAPHRSKEKEAENTDKMQSKGLETACAGEDLLGRVSQSPAQTKELAGASCQEKGTNQTTEARTRDGNPEERSASTARLFESYLHALDLPVHLRIAPELALKRLVVSGIADKVFEIGRCFRNEGISWRHQPEFLSMEAYATFWTYEDMLALTEEILRLCAARVISLRAPGASPSESSSPSLSSAPCLPRSRPSFLASLFSLTPWGRRKSKASATAIGERSADSAPRAETRGGSHNREIRISWQGHEIDLSGPWRRMTMVDALREYTGIDFERLSHQEAVRAVALRLQACSRTAQERSSAGSSSLSSEEQESADGAWAASVKKAGAKSLPPECLTSLEELMAFAFKEWVEKRLIQPTHIEHTPLALSPLAAEKFTKDAGNDGTRRRLPVAERFETYVAGMEMADGYSELTDPLEQLKRFASQRKEAKTSVDDHADACGGLTPETQDTKNQAEAKADRTVPNQEFIAALMLGLPPTAGLGIGLDRLVMLLTDAPLIRDVVHMPLRKSVF, translated from the exons ATGAGCAGCAAAGTTTCTCAGATCGAAG CCCCATCCGCCTCGGGCTTCTTCACGCTCCCTTCCGTAGTCCAGCCTCCCGCGTCATGGCGGCAAAGGCGGCGGACagcttttctcgcgctcctcgcttttcttctctgcctgttctTGCTTTTCGGCGTCCTTTTGCCCAAGTCACGAGTGGAACAGTGGACCAACGCGGTGCCCTCGGCCCGGAGGGAAGCCGTAGGGCTGAGCAGGAACCTTGAGCTGCCAGCCGCCTTCCCAGGAGAGACCAGCAgcctcgcggctctcggTCGCCAGCAAGAAGGTAGTCATGCAGGCCCCCGACTTGACCCAGCGAGCGGGGGAGGCATCGACGCGCACCTCGGGGTGGACGGAAAACGTCCGTTTTCTGCAAATCGATTGCTTGCAGATCAGGAGCCGACAGGGTTGCCGTCTGCGTTTGGCGAAGGCAACACCACAGCTGCGGTCTCTGTGCCCGTTCCCGCGAGTTCTCCACAGTCTCTGGATCTAATGCATCTCTCGAGTTCGATGGATTCGCGGCAACCggtcctctctgcgtcgctgccttcgtcAAGCTCCACGTGGGCCCTGTCTGCGCTAGCGTCTCTTCCCCcggtctttctcttcctcctcttcgtttccatATGCTGCTGCCTTGCGTGCATCTTCATTTCTTCCGCCCTGGTGTACAAGCACCTCACCAACTACTACGAGCCTCACCTGCAGCGCTACATCTGTCGCATCTGCCTTGTGGGTCCGGCATTTGCACTGGCCTCTCTTATCTACTTTGCTCACACCCTCCTGAGTGTTTCACCCCCCGCGGATcgtgcctcttctgcctcctctaGCTTCCGCTCGACCTTCGCCCCGTCCCCTGACGCGGCGGCCAGAGAAGGTCCAGCCGCTGAGAGCTCTGGACAACCCATCTCCTCGGGGTTCTTCGAAGGCGTGGCTCGGGCTTTGCTCGGAGCTGGAGAGCCAGGGCTGTCCGGAGCCCGAGTTGAGGAGGTTTTCATCGACTTCCTGAGAGACCTCGCCCAAGCAGTCGCCCTCTACAGCTTCCTTGTTCTCATGATCAACTGTTGCG GCAACGACCGATGCATCTCCCTGACCCTTGCGTGTAACCCGACGTTGGTCAACCCCGTCCCACCCTTCAACTTCTTCATTCCTTCTTTCCATCCAGGACCGCACATTCTTCGATACCTCAAAGTCGGAGTCATGCAGTTCGTTCTTGTCGTGCCTCTCGTCGGCatcatctctcttctccaggctGTCTCGGCCAAGCCTCCCAccgctctcttcgttccctccgcttttcctccccaGCAAGTGGATCAGCCGGTCGTAAACGAGACGTCGGGGACGCCGGGGCTTCGTTCTGACAACCTGGGAGACATCCTCCCCGCTCCGAGCGCACTGTCCAGTATCTCTTCCCCAgtgccttctccctcgcccgACGCGTACTGTGGAGATCGTCCGTCAGATTGCTTTGCTCCCCTTCCAGTCGGGTGGCCTCGCCTCTGGACGCTCTTCTCCTGGGttcccgtcttcctgtcccttcCAGTTGCCCTCCCGTCTTCACCAGGAACGGACACTGTCCATCGCTCGTTGCCGGGGGATGACGCCTCTCAGGTGCCCCGAGTCCCGGTCGGTCCCTCAGCCAAGCTCAACCGGAATCTTCCAGCTTCGTTAGCAGACTCAAGCGAGGATCTCAAATGGTCACATTTCCTTGGCATGCCCGGGATTACCTCCGTTCTGCTCCTCGGATCAGTTTTCATTTGcatgctgtctctccttcagtTCTACCTGTGCACGGAATCGCTGCTGCGGCCTTACAAACCTCTGCAGAAATTCCTGTCTATCAAGgtgctcgtcttctttcaAGTGTGGCAGCGCCTCGCCATCCGCACGCTCCTCAATATAGGCGTCATACAAGGCAACATCATTTTCGAGGCCGAGCAGATGGCG GATTTGTACCACAACATCCTAATGAGTGTTTGGATGGTGTTTATCTCCATCAGCCAcgtcctctgttttcccgtcAGCGATCATCTGCCGGAAGTTGCCGGCGGAAGTGACGCCTTGAGCGTCGCCCCCCCGAGTGCGTCGTTCTTCCAAGG TTTGCTCGAagttctcctcgccgtcgacgTCCTACAGGATGCCCGCGAGATTGCCTTGCTTCCTCACCGGTCTCTCGACAGGGCGTGCTCGATTCTCCACGAGCAGTGCGTCCAAGCCGACAACGAGTTCCAGcacctcctctctctggatcCAAAGCCCGAGCTGGAAcagttctcttcttcgccgtaCGTGCGCACGCGAAGTCAGGGGACCGGAGACGCCCGGACACCGGTTTTTTCCCCTGAGGACACTCCCACTGGTGCGCGAACCCTGAACCCTTGGCTCCGACGGGCGACCACGGCTTTCTCCGGCTCCCCTTTGAGCGGCGTTTTTCGCTCCCTGGGGCCGCTGgaaaaaggcgcagaaggcgcgcccGACAACAGCGTGGAGGCCGACGAAAGCGACGATGCCGACGGGGAACCGGAACACCTCGACACGGCCTGCGAGCTCGGCGAAAGGTCTTGCAGCGACGTCCTCGTGCGCTCAGCGCCGCTCTCGGAAtcggaaagagagcgagtCCACATTCTCCGGTCgctttcgtttccgtttGGGGACGCAAAACCAGCTGCGCACGTCCACAGGGACGAGAAACCAGCTGACACGCATCTGGCCCGCCCCCTGGACAGCCGGTCCGCGGCAGCAGGCATACCCCAGCGGCCGCCGCGAAGACTGGCGAGCCCAGAGACCGACGCCATGGCGACTGAAAGAAagcggggagacgaagagggagtgGAGAGCAGCGGCGTGGCGAATGACGCGAAAAGGCCAGGGAGCGGCGGAGCACCCGCTCGCGATCAGCCGAACGACACGGGAATGAGTGCTGCCCTAGACGCTGCAGTCCGTCGGgcccttccctttttttcggaTGGGAGTCGACCCGAGTCTGTGGCTGGGTCCCCTTCCTGTCCCTTGCTTGCCGGCTCGGGTGGAGCCGGCGAAAGCCGAACGCTCCGCCTCAGCCGCCATGGCGAGCTCGATGCGGACAGCGACtcggacggcgaggcgctgTGCCCACCGGCGCCTCCGAGTTCGCCGGTCTCCGgcctgccgtctccgcgtctgACTCCCTACGTCGCGCTGCCTGCTCTCAGcagctctcttcctctcgaccGTGCTGCGTCATCTCGGATCGTCCGCAGCCCGCCAAGGCGGGAAACGCACGGCTCTGCGTTTTCGGCGTGTCCccatttccttctctcacCTGGACATGCGTCCATTTCGCGTGCCGGgtcccttccttcgcctcagAACCAGTCAGGCTTCCAGTGGGAGGGCCACCTTCCTGAGGCCGTCTCACAGacaccgtttttctcgcccgcctcctGTTTTGCGTCCTTCGTCCTCGGGTCCTCACGCAGAAACTCCTTTGGGACCGGCCGCCTGGGCacccctgcctcgccgtaCTCTCCCCTCGCAGCCTCAGTCGCCGCTTCAGTCCCGGGAGCCGTGCCGTACCCGCGGAGTGCGACTGgtcgcgccgccgtcgccgcgcgcTTTCGTGTCGCGTCCAGCCCAACTTCGCCTTTTCACCGGTTTCCCGCGGCCGCGTTGGCCGCAGCCCTCGGCACAGATTGGCCAagttctcctttctttctggaGGAGATTCCCGAGGCCCCGagtggcgaagaaggcagactCGACGGCGCAGTCAATCCCAGAGGTGAGGGTCTCGCGAACCCGACGGACAGCACTTTTCCTGGCACTGCACATTCCGGGACGGGCTCCAGTCGGAGTGAGGAGGAACGCGCGGTGCGACAgtggcgagaggagcggggCAGAAcggaaagcggagaaaactTCGGCCTGGCCAGCACAGAGGGCTGCAGGCGCGACCTGGCCGCAAGCGAGaccgaaggaagaagaacttCCCTGGAGAGGCCCGCTGCGCCTCACCAAGGCAGTCGGCATTTCAGTCGGGAGACCGCGAACGCGACTTCcaaagagaacagagagcgtCTCGTGTCGGCTGGAGCTTCCGACCACAGCGCCGAGCGAGACGATACCCCGTTCTCCAGCTTCAAAAATCGGAGCTGGGCTTTCGCcgacgcgaggagacagccggacCCACCAGCCGCTCCTGCATCTTCCTTGCTGGAGGCCGAGCGAGGCTGGTTGGTTGGAGACCCAACAGGAGTGGAACCGTCGGGTCTTGGCGGCGAATTTGgacggaagggagagacgccgcgtaTGGCCGAAAgtgaagagggcgaggccagGCAACTTCCCCGAATCgtgaaggggaaaaggggaatGGACACGCGGAGAAGTTATCTTGGTGTGGACACGACGTGCCCGAGCCTGTGCCGTTCACGCGAACAGGCGCCGACTGTGTCGCGTGCACTTTATGCGGCCGCTGCTTCTCAAGAAACGAATACACAGCGGGCGAGAGTGTTTGGCAAAACATGCGGCACCAGACAGAAGGGGGCGACTGCGGTCGACCTGGAAACTCCTATTTTTTCTGCGACGCTGAGGGCGGGTCCTCCCTTGGGCGGATCCGGCCCGGAATTCGGCGCCGACGTCCGAAGCCTCCAACGACGGTCGATCCCTTctgcgagagcgaaaggggaggaagaagcggaccAAGGATGCTGGActgcagaagacgagaggagtGGAGACGGAGCTGGAGCCGGTTTTGGAAAGCAAAACggcggggagaagaaaacgatgGGCAAGCAAACCGACCTGGAGGCGGAGGGACGGGGCCTCGGGGACGAGGTGTCTAGTCAGCCTCCGCTGCCCGCAAAAGGGTTCGACAGCGGTGGAAACGAAACGTTTTGtgaagggaagaggcgaaaccgAACGCCACAGAAATGGGAAAACACTCCGGCAGGGAGTAGCGAGAAGTTAGGTGCACCAAACGGAAGTCGTGAAGAGATCAGTAGCCAGGCCA ATCCTATGAGCCTCCGTTCCGCCGCTAGCACCCAACCTGCGTGGCCGCGTGCGTCACTGACTTCCTCcgctcctccgtctccgttccctccttcttctgcgcgcttctgttcctctccctccgtttcctcttcatcggAGTACTTTTCGCGTTTGTCGaaggcgtcttcgctcttgcggctgctgtcgctgtctccctttcccccgacgtcctcgctcctctctctgggtcCCGTCGTCTTGAGCTCGCCATCTTCGCTTCACAAGAAGTTCCGAGGCCTCCCTGCGGGGTCGGCGGCTTCGCACGACCTCGTGGCTGTCGCCGGACGCATCCAGAGCATCCGAAACGGTGGCATGTTCATCGATCTCTTCAGTCCGTGCGACGAGGCGAAGCTGCAgctctttgtctcgctcagttctgcgtcgtcctctcaACTTTTCTCCGAATCTGATGAAAAGGAGATTCCTGCGCACGACCTtaaaggcgaggcagcgagacaGGAACAACCAAGAAGACCTGAGGAAGTCCCTTCCGTCGAcgtccttcccttcttggACCTTGGTGACTTTCTCCTTGCGCGAGGCCGCATCCGgcgaacacagagaaacgagcTCACTCTAAACGTTGAGCGCTTAGGCGGTCTCCAGCTGGTCGCCAAGCGCCTGTTGCCTGTCgacctctccctctcgctgtcttcgcgcccatcctcgccctcggcccctcgcgctgtctccacgAACGCTTCGCCACAAAGGTGCCTcaaaggagggaaaaggcgcgcaggcgaagacacTCCTGTTCTTTCTGCAAGCGACGTTCTTCCAGTTTCCCAGGCGTCTTCGACTTCTGCGCTCGCTGCGGGCGttcacgcgcatgcagacgcccAGCAGCCGGCCTCAGTCTTAGGGTCGCCGTGGACGGCGCTGCCTAGCAGCATCATCGATTCgttcgcttcgcttccttctcctcagCGCGACGCCCAGTTGCTCCACTCCAGTCGCCTGCGAGAGGCGCTCCGGCTCCGATCCTTCATCGTTCAAACGGTGCGAAGCAAACTGCTCTCGGAGGCCTTCCTGGAAGTCGACACGGCAGTGCTTcacgcggctgcggcgccgcacAGATccaaggagaaagaggccgaGAACACAGATAAGATGCAGAGCAAGGGCTtggaaactgcatgcgccggagAAGATCTTTTGGGGAGAGTCAGCCAGTCGCCAGCGCAGACCAAGGAACTCGCAGGGGCGAGCTGCCAAGAGAAGGGGACCAACCAGACGACTGAGGCCAGAACCCGAGACGGGAAcccggaagagagaagcgcgtcgACGGCCCGACTCTTCGAGTCGTATCTCCATGCG CTGGACCTTCCCGTCCACCTGAGAATCGCGCCTGAACTCGCGCTCAAGCGCCTGGTCGTCAGTGGCATAGCGGACAAG GTGTTTGAGATCGGGCGCTGTTTCCGAAATGAGGGTATCTCGTGGAGGCATCAGCCGGAATTTCTGTCCATGGAGGCGTATGCGACGTTTTGGACCTACGAAGACATGCTGGCGTTGACAGAAGAGATCCTTCGACTCTGTGCGGCTCGGGTGATCTCGCTGAGGGCCCcaggcgcgtcgccttcggaatcgtcttcgccctcgctgtcATCTGCTCCCTGCCTTCCGCGGTCTCGACCGtcgttcctcgcctccctgttctctctaACTCCatggggaagacgaaagtCGAAGGCGAGCGCAACTGCCATCGGGGAGCGATCAGCCGACAGTGCTCCGAGAGCGGAGACTCGAGGGGGTTCCCACAACCGAGAAATTCGGATTTCTTGGCAAGGCCACGAGATCGACCTCTCCGGCCCGTGGAGAAGGATGACCATGGTAGACGCCCTCCGGGAGTACACGGGAATCGATTTTGAGCGACTGTCGCACCAGGAG GCCGTTCGCGCAGTTGCGCTGCGTCTTCAAGCGTGCAGTCGGACCGCGCAGGAACGTTCCTCTGCcggttcctcgtctctgtcctctgAAGAGCAAGAGAGTGCCGACGGCGCCTGGGCGGCAAGTGTGAAGAAAGCTGGCGCGAAATCGTTGCCTCCCGAGTGTCTGACGTCGCTCGAGGAACTCATGGCTTTCGCTTTCAAGGAATGGGTAGAAAAGAGGCTCATTCAGCCCACGCACATCGAGCACAcgcctctcgccctgtcgcccctcgctgcagagaagTTCACGAAAGACGCAGGGAACGACGGAACGAGGCGCAGACTTCCGGTGGCTGAGAGATTTGAGACGTACGTCGCAGGCATGGAAATGGCCGACGGGTACTCAGAGCTGACGGATCCTCTCGAACAGTTGAAACGCTTTGCTTCCCaacgaaaagaagcgaagacgagcgtGGACGACCACGCGGATGCGTGTGGTGGACTGACaccggagacacaggacACGAAGAATcaggcggaggcgaaagcCGATCGAACTGTTCCCAACCAG GAATTTATCGCAGCGCTAATGCTCGGCCTCCCCCCCACGGCTGGACTGGGCATTGGGCTCGATCGTTTAGTGATGCTGCTGACAGATGCGCCTTTGATCCGAGACGTTGTTCACATGCCGCTTCGAAAAAGCGTGTTCTGA